One Paraburkholderia sp. IMGN_8 DNA window includes the following coding sequences:
- the fixL gene encoding oxygen sensor histidine kinase FixL: protein MLTERLFARSARTAGSPADSTPSSRWHHGPWWSNSYLLTPLLSILVFLVVMSLILWSLNRREQQQQEDTLYRNVAWAQQQIRLSMTGAQEQIQALARDLAAGHADPHSFQVSTTDIMQGHPEILYMNWYTSQQLPRWPNTALPVFGQRLAKPNDSQMDEAVKAAFAEARNTRRQVYSPLIYDDLHNGYITLQTPVYRDRDFLGTIAAVFSVEGILKHDIPPELSAKYKISIIDVNNRELTTTSTRPRLPRDMFYDLPLDPPGQGVSVRVYAFPQMTNFTNNTLVWLVAGLSCFVLWSLWSLWKHTRQRFEAQQALYAEAFFRRAMENSVLIGMRVLDMHGRITHVNPAFCRMTGWDESDLVGKNAPFAYWPRDAYPEMQRQLDMTLRGKAPSSGFELRVRRKDGSLFHARLYVSPLIDSSGRQTGWMSSMTDITEPKRAREELAAAHERFTTVLESLDAAVSVLAADEAELLFANRYYRHLFGIRPDGHLELAGGGFDSAQASSDSIDMVDTYAGLPAAALTESTADAQEIYVQSIQKWFEVRRQYIQWVDGHLAQMQIATDITTRKRAQELSRQQDEKLQFTSRLMTMGEMASSLAHELNQPLAAINNYCSGTVALVKSGRTTPDNLLPVLEKTAQQAVRAGMIIKRIREFVKRSEPKRQATRVADIVADAVGLAELEARKRRIRIVTDLRSRLPVIYVDPVLIEQVLVNLLKNGAEAMHEARPNAVDPVIRVVVRLEGGFVCISVVDQGPGVDEATAERLFEPFYSTKSDGMGMGLNICRSIIESHRGRLWVVNNVESDGHVIGATFHCSLPIGEPDGPSNGGSEAPTPQTVTGEL from the coding sequence ATGTTGACCGAACGGCTTTTCGCACGCTCGGCGCGCACCGCCGGTTCGCCGGCGGATTCGACGCCGTCCTCCCGCTGGCACCATGGACCATGGTGGTCGAACTCGTATTTGCTGACGCCGCTCCTGTCGATCCTGGTTTTTCTGGTCGTCATGAGCCTGATTCTGTGGAGCTTGAACCGGCGCGAACAGCAGCAGCAGGAAGACACGCTCTACCGCAACGTCGCGTGGGCGCAGCAGCAGATCCGCCTGTCCATGACGGGCGCGCAGGAACAGATCCAGGCGCTCGCCCGCGACCTCGCCGCCGGCCACGCCGATCCGCATTCGTTTCAGGTGTCCACCACGGACATCATGCAGGGGCATCCCGAGATCCTCTACATGAACTGGTACACGAGCCAGCAGCTGCCGCGCTGGCCCAATACCGCGCTGCCGGTGTTCGGCCAGCGGCTCGCCAAACCGAACGACTCGCAAATGGACGAGGCCGTCAAAGCCGCGTTCGCCGAGGCGCGCAACACGCGCCGCCAGGTGTACTCCCCGCTCATTTACGACGACCTCCACAACGGCTATATCACGCTGCAGACGCCGGTGTACCGCGACCGCGACTTCCTCGGCACGATTGCCGCCGTGTTCTCGGTAGAAGGAATCCTGAAGCACGACATTCCGCCCGAGTTGTCGGCCAAATACAAAATCTCGATCATCGACGTGAACAACCGCGAGTTGACCACCACGTCGACCCGCCCGCGCCTGCCGCGCGACATGTTCTACGACCTGCCGTTGGACCCGCCGGGCCAGGGCGTCTCGGTGCGCGTCTACGCGTTCCCGCAGATGACCAACTTCACGAACAACACGCTGGTCTGGCTGGTGGCCGGCTTGTCGTGCTTCGTGTTGTGGAGTCTGTGGAGCTTGTGGAAACACACCCGGCAACGTTTCGAAGCGCAGCAGGCGCTGTACGCCGAAGCGTTCTTCCGGCGCGCCATGGAAAACTCGGTGCTGATCGGTATGCGCGTGCTCGACATGCACGGCCGCATTACCCACGTCAATCCGGCGTTCTGCCGCATGACCGGCTGGGACGAAAGCGATCTGGTGGGCAAGAACGCGCCGTTCGCCTACTGGCCGCGCGACGCTTACCCTGAGATGCAACGCCAGCTCGACATGACGCTGCGCGGCAAGGCGCCCTCCTCGGGCTTCGAACTGCGAGTGCGCCGCAAAGACGGTTCGCTGTTCCACGCGCGTCTGTACGTGTCGCCGCTGATCGACAGCTCGGGCCGCCAGACCGGCTGGATGTCGTCGATGACTGACATCACCGAGCCGAAACGCGCGCGCGAGGAACTCGCGGCCGCGCACGAGCGCTTCACCACCGTGCTCGAAAGTCTCGACGCCGCCGTCTCGGTGCTGGCCGCCGACGAGGCCGAACTGCTGTTCGCCAACCGCTATTACCGCCACCTGTTCGGCATCCGCCCGGACGGTCACCTGGAGTTGGCGGGCGGCGGGTTCGATAGCGCACAGGCGTCGTCCGATTCGATCGATATGGTGGATACATACGCAGGCCTGCCCGCCGCCGCGTTGACCGAAAGCACCGCCGACGCGCAGGAAATCTACGTGCAAAGCATCCAGAAATGGTTCGAAGTGCGCCGCCAGTACATTCAGTGGGTGGACGGCCACCTCGCGCAGATGCAGATCGCGACCGACATCACCACGCGCAAGCGGGCTCAGGAACTCTCGCGTCAGCAGGACGAAAAGCTGCAGTTCACCAGCCGTCTGATGACGATGGGCGAAATGGCCTCATCGCTCGCGCACGAACTGAACCAGCCGCTCGCCGCGATCAATAACTATTGCTCCGGAACCGTAGCACTGGTTAAATCCGGTCGAACGACCCCGGACAACCTGCTGCCCGTGCTCGAAAAAACCGCTCAGCAGGCAGTGCGGGCCGGCATGATCATCAAGCGCATTCGCGAGTTCGTCAAACGCAGCGAGCCGAAACGGCAGGCGACGCGCGTGGCCGATATCGTCGCGGACGCGGTGGGTCTCGCCGAACTCGAAGCGCGCAAGCGGCGCATTCGCATCGTCACCGATCTGCGCTCGCGCCTGCCGGTGATCTATGTCGATCCGGTGCTGATCGAGCAGGTGCTGGTCAACCTGCTGAAGAACGGCGCCGAGGCCATGCACGAGGCGCGCCCGAATGCGGTCGATCCCGTGATTCGCGTGGTCGTACGGCTGGAAGGCGGGTTTGTTTGCATCAGCGTCGTCGACCAGGGACCGGGCGTCGACGAAGCGACAGCCGAGCGGCTGTTCGAACCGTTTTACAGCACCAAGTCCGATGGTATGGGCATGGGGTTGAACATCTGCCGTTCGATTATCGAATCGCACCGCGGTCGCTTGTGGGTGGTCAACAACGTCGAATCTGACGGCCACGTCATAGGCGCCACGTTCCATTGCAGTCTGCCTATTGGAGAGCCTGACGGCCCGAGCAACGGCGGGTCAGAGGCGCCGACACCACAAACCGTTACGGGAGAGCTATGA